The Desulfobacterales bacterium genome includes the window CCCCATTAATTTTTTGACAAAATGCCTACGCTTTTGGGCGGCAAATCGCTCCCCTTCGTCATAGTCAAGGGCGCGGCTCTGACAGGCCCGTACGCAGGCCGGCACGTCTTCATCCCGGCAGAGATCGCATTTTTCCGGCCGGTGTTCCCCCTGATCGAGTCCGATCCCGTCGATGGGACATGCCAGCACGCAGGAACCGCAGCCCACACAGGCCTCCCGATCCTGGACGACAGCCCTGCTCTTTTGATCCAGATGCAAGCCGCCGGTAAAACAGGACTCGGCACAGGGCGCAACCTGACACTGCTGGCACTTCCAGATCCAAGGGGTCCCGCCTGAAAAACTCACTTTCAGGCTCCGGCCCGGTTTTTGGCCTTTTTCGATCCGGCTGACGTCCGTGACGCCCGCATGCTTCATCTGGCAGGCCAGGACGCAGGACAGGCACAGTAGACACCTTTCAGGATGAAAGAAAATTTGCTTATTGGATTTCATCTGACGCCAGGCCGAGCTCTTTTAATTTTTCCGGGGTTGGAACACCGCTTTCAGGGGACCATCCACGCGCCTCGTAATAATCGTTCAAGAGCCGGTCGTAGTGCTCACGGTTCAGGACGGCGCCTTTGGCAGGACCTGTCGGCAGGGGTTCCCTGAAAAAACGTTCCGGCGGATAATCCGCCGCCCTGCCGAAGCCCTGCCGCAGGTTGAAGATTTTCTCAACGTTGTAAACCCTTTCACCGCAGCGGTACATCTCCCGGCTGGTCATGGGGATCCCGGTGGCGGCCTGATAGGCCTCGGCAACCATGTCCAGCCCTCTTTTGACAAGCATTGAAAAGTCGCGGGAGCGGTACCAGGCGAATTTGCAGATGCCCATAAGGTCTGACAGGGTGACCCAATCCTCGCTCCAGGCGACCATTTTGCCCTTGCCCTCCAGGGAGTTGATATCGCTGACGGCGGCGGTTCCAAAATAGGCCTCGGCCTCTTCGGGCTTGATGAACTCGTCGATGTAGGGATTCCCCCGGAGATGGCAGGCGCCCCGGGTGGCCACGCAATAGGTCAAGGCCCGGGTTTCCTGCTTGCGGGGATCGGCCGCATCCACTTCCAGCCCCTTTACGTGGATGGCGTAGTATTCGGCATTCAACTTTTCGCCCATCACTTTGGTCCCTTCGGCCAGGAGGTCGCCAAAGCCCTGTCGGGACGCAATTTTGTCGATGAAATACAGCAGCGCTTCCCCGTTTCCGAACGTCAGCTCCTGGCCGTCCGTCTGATCTCGCTTGAGCAGACCTCTTTCGAACAGTTCCATGGCCATGGCAATGGCCGAACCGGCGGATTGTTCGTCCATGCCGTATTCGTCGCAGAGATAATGCGCCCGCAGAATCGTTTCGGGGTCGGTGACATTCGGTTTTGCACCCAGGGCATGGATCGATTCGTACTCCGGGCCCTTGGTATAAAAAGGGGAATCCCCGGCGGTGATGGCGGAATAGCGCCGGCACCGGATGAAGCAGGCCATACAACCGAGGGGCTTGACCAGAAACTTTTTACGAAAGACTTCCCCGCTGATTTTTTCGCCTCCCTCCACGATACCGGACTGGAAGTTTTTGGCGCCCCAGATGCCCAGGGTCTGGCGATGTTCGGTCAAAAAGGGCGTACCCAGTCGCCGCAGACTTTCGGTCCAGGCTTCGCCGGCAATCGACACGAGGTAGTCGTCGATCACCTTTTTAAAACGCGGCGGATCGGCAATCTTCACATCGCGGGTCCCGCGCACGGCAATCGCCTTGAGACGCTTGGATCCCAGCACGGCGCCGATGCCGCAGCGGCCGCCGACGCTTTCCTTGTCCGTGACCACGCAGGCGTAGCGCACCATGTTTTCACCGGCGGGCCCGATCACCAGGACGTGCGTGTCTTCGTCATTGGTTTCAGCCACGATCTTCTGGTGGCTTTCATGAACCTTGCAGCCCCAGAGGTGCTGCGCCGGCCGCAGCTCGGCCTGTCCGTCCTTAATAAAAAGGTAAACGGGTTCTTTGGAAGCGCCCCTGACGACGATGGCGTCAAAACCGGCGTACTTCAGCTCCGGCGCGAAGTAGCCGCCGGAGTTGCTGTCCCCCAGAGCGCCCGTCATGGG containing:
- a CDS encoding aldehyde ferredoxin oxidoreductase family protein, whose translation is MNRFQGGYAGRILYVDLTDGTIDNRPLPREFAEKYIGGRGFSSRILLDEVPADVDPYSPRNVVVIASGALNGLPMPSASRLVTATKSPMTGALGDSNSGGYFAPELKYAGFDAIVVRGASKEPVYLFIKDGQAELRPAQHLWGCKVHESHQKIVAETNDEDTHVLVIGPAGENMVRYACVVTDKESVGGRCGIGAVLGSKRLKAIAVRGTRDVKIADPPRFKKVIDDYLVSIAGEAWTESLRRLGTPFLTEHRQTLGIWGAKNFQSGIVEGGEKISGEVFRKKFLVKPLGCMACFIRCRRYSAITAGDSPFYTKGPEYESIHALGAKPNVTDPETILRAHYLCDEYGMDEQSAGSAIAMAMELFERGLLKRDQTDGQELTFGNGEALLYFIDKIASRQGFGDLLAEGTKVMGEKLNAEYYAIHVKGLEVDAADPRKQETRALTYCVATRGACHLRGNPYIDEFIKPEEAEAYFGTAAVSDINSLEGKGKMVAWSEDWVTLSDLMGICKFAWYRSRDFSMLVKRGLDMVAEAYQAATGIPMTSREMYRCGERVYNVEKIFNLRQGFGRAADYPPERFFREPLPTGPAKGAVLNREHYDRLLNDYYEARGWSPESGVPTPEKLKELGLASDEIQ
- a CDS encoding 4Fe-4S binding protein translates to MKSNKQIFFHPERCLLCLSCVLACQMKHAGVTDVSRIEKGQKPGRSLKVSFSGGTPWIWKCQQCQVAPCAESCFTGGLHLDQKSRAVVQDREACVGCGSCVLACPIDGIGLDQGEHRPEKCDLCRDEDVPACVRACQSRALDYDEGERFAAQKRRHFVKKLMGAK